A window of Vitis riparia cultivar Riparia Gloire de Montpellier isolate 1030 unplaced genomic scaffold, EGFV_Vit.rip_1.0 scaffold593_pilon_pilon, whole genome shotgun sequence contains these coding sequences:
- the LOC117910096 gene encoding RING-H2 finger protein ATL70-like, producing the protein MNGTADSGGFLGSNNIGGLGYGIGVSVGILLLITTITLASYFCTRPQQVPAAAYGGGGGLREQQPVVEEFVVDVGLDEATILSYPKMVYSEAKLQHKDSTAACCSICLADYKGSDMLRLLPDCGHLFHLKCVDPWLRLHPTCPVCRTSPMPTPLSTPLAEVVPLATRRD; encoded by the coding sequence ATGAATGGGACAGCGGACTCCGGTGGCTTTCTGGGGTCCAACAACATTGGTGGCTTGGGATATGGGATCGGAGTATCTGTGGGGATACTCTTACTCATCACAACCATCACCTTGGCCTCGTACTTCTGCACCCGCCCCCAGCAGGTGCCTGCTGCCGCatatggtggtggtggtggtctACGTGAACAACAGCCTGTGGTGGAAGAGTTTGTGGTGGATGTGGGGCTTGATGAAGCCACCATCTTGAGCTACCCCAAGATGGTGTACTCTGAGGCTAAGCTGCAGCACAAGGACTCAACAGCGGCCTGCTGCTCCATTTGCTTGGCGGATTACAAAGGCAGTGACATGCTCAGGCTGTTGCCTGACTGTGGACACCTCTTCCACCTCAAGTGTGTGGATCCATGGCTGAGGCTGCACCCAACCTGCCCCGTTTGCAGAACATCTCCCATGCCAACTCCCCTGTCTACTCCACTGGCTGAGGTGGTGCCCCTGGCAACCAGGAGAGATTGA
- the LOC117910097 gene encoding LRR receptor-like serine/threonine-protein kinase FLS2 isoform X2: protein MPLVMLSLLISVANQFLIPSGFHKLVNLTYLNLSNSGFSGQIPIEISLLTRLVTIDLSNPYYIPGAPTLKLENPNLTTLVQNLNELRELHLNGVNISAKGKDWCQALSSSVSKLQVLRLSNCYLSGPIDSSLEKLQSLSRIHLDNNNFSAPVPHLFGNFSNLIHLQLSSCGLYGTFPEKIFQLPTLQILDLSNNKLLEGSLPEFPLNGSLETLVLSDTKFSGEVPNSIGKLKRLTGIELARCNFSGPIPRAMTNLTQLVYLDFSHNNFSGPILSFSLSKNLTQINLSHNYLAGQIPSSHWGGLASLATLDLSGNGFTGQIPSSLGQLRQLESLDLSTNKLSGEIPTQLASLNFLSVLNLSFNQLVGSIPKGGQFPSFSENSFVGNRGLSGSPLNASCEDATPPTSEEIEWKYIAPELGFVTGLGFVYWPLLLCKRWRKFYYKHVDGILSRILHNQDQGRPSCGRRAHRIRRRRM, encoded by the exons ATGCCACTGGTCATGTTGTCGCTCTTGATCTCAGTAGCCAATCAATTTCTG ATTCCATCAGGATTCCACAAGCTTGTTAACTTGACTTACCTGAATTTGTCGAATTCCGGCTTTTCTGGGCAGATTCCGATCGAGATTTCACTGTTGACAAGGTTGGTTACAATTGATCTCTCTAACCCTTATTACATCCCTGGAGCTCCTACATTGAAACTTGAGAACCCAAATCTGACAACGCTGGTTCAGAACCTCAATGAGCTCAGAGAACTCCATCTTAATGGTGTAAACATATCAGCCAAGGGGAAGGATTGGTGCCAGGCATTATCATCTTCAGTGTCTAAACTGCAAGTGCTGAGATTGTCCAACTGTTATCTTTCTGGTCCTATTGATTCTTCTCTGGAGAAGCTTCAATCCCTCTCGAGGATTCATCTGgataataacaatttttctgCTCCAGTTCCACATCTCTTtggaaatttctcaaatttgatTCACTTGCAGCTCAGTTCTTGTGGATTATATGGAACATTTCCAGAAAAGATCTTTCAGTTACCGACCCTCCAAATTCTTGATTTGTCAAACAACAAGTTACTTGAGGGTTCTTTGCCAGAATTCCCTCTGAATGGATCTCTAGAAACCTTGGTGCTCAGTGATACAAAATTTTCAGGGGAAGTACCCAACTCTATAGGCAAACTCAAGAGGTTGACTGGAATAGAGCTTGCGCGGTGCAATTTCAGTGGTCCAATCCCAAGGGCGATGACAAACCTTACTCAACTGGTTTACTTGGACTTCTCTCATAATAACTTCTCTGGTCCAATCCTATCTTTTAGTTTGTCCAAGAATCTCACCCAAATAAACCTTTCTCATAATTATTTAGCAGGTCAGATTCCTTCCTCTCACTGGGGTGGTCTTGCGAGTCTAGCGACTCTTGACTTATCTGGTAATGGTTTCACAGGGCAAATCCCATCATCACTAGGACAGCTCCGACAGCTTGAGTCATTAGACCTCTCAACGAACAAGCTGAGTGGCGAGATCCCTACACAGCTTGCGAGCCTAAATTTCCTTTCAGTGCTGAACCTCTCATTCAATCAATTGGTGGGAAGCATCCCAAAAGGTGGTCAATTTCCATCGTTTTCAGAAAATTCCTTCGTGGGTAACAGAGGATTATCCGGTTCCCCCCTAAATGCAAGTTGCGAAGATGCTACACCACCGACGTCTGAGGAGATTGAGTGGAAATACATAGCTCCTGAACTTGGATTTGTGACAGGGTTGGGATTTGTGTATTGGCCTCTATTGTTGTGCAAGAGATGGAGGAAATTCTACTACAAACATGTTGATGGAATTCTTTCAAGGATTCTCCATAACCAAGACCAAGGAAGACCAAGTTGTGGAAGAAGAGCTCACAGAATTCGGCGGCGGAGAATGTAG
- the LOC117910097 gene encoding receptor-like protein 9DC1 isoform X1, with translation MICCSSISLLLPLRIQLFSWLYFLPLYSIFFGIHVAFVSGECLICREDQMSLLLQLKNTLKFNVAASSNLVSWNPSTYCCSWRGVTWDATGHVVALDLSSQSISGGFGSSSSIFSLQHLQSLNLANNTFYSSQIPSGFHKLVNLTYLNLSNSGFSGQIPIEISLLTRLVTIDLSNPYYIPGAPTLKLENPNLTTLVQNLNELRELHLNGVNISAKGKDWCQALSSSVSKLQVLRLSNCYLSGPIDSSLEKLQSLSRIHLDNNNFSAPVPHLFGNFSNLIHLQLSSCGLYGTFPEKIFQLPTLQILDLSNNKLLEGSLPEFPLNGSLETLVLSDTKFSGEVPNSIGKLKRLTGIELARCNFSGPIPRAMTNLTQLVYLDFSHNNFSGPILSFSLSKNLTQINLSHNYLAGQIPSSHWGGLASLATLDLSGNGFTGQIPSSLGQLRQLESLDLSTNKLSGEIPTQLASLNFLSVLNLSFNQLVGSIPKGGQFPSFSENSFVGNRGLSGSPLNASCEDATPPTSEEIEWKYIAPELGFVTGLGFVYWPLLLCKRWRKFYYKHVDGILSRILHNQDQGRPSCGRRAHRIRRRRM, from the coding sequence ATGATTTGTTGTAGCAGTATCTCCCTGCTGCTTCCATTGAGAATTCAACTGTTTTCATGGCTTTATTTCTTGCCTTTATATTCAATCTTTTTCGGTATCCATGTTGCTTTCGTGTCCGGCGAATGTCTCATATGCCGGGAGGATCAGATGTCTTTGTTGCTGCAACTGAAGAACACCCTCAAATTCAATGTTGCTGCATCAAGTAATCTAGTTTCCTGGAATCCGAGCACATATTGCTGTTCTTGGAGAGGTGTAACCTGGGATGCCACTGGTCATGTTGTCGCTCTTGATCTCAGTAGCCAATCAATTTCTGGTGGATTCGGTAGCTCCAGTAGCATTTTCAGTCTACAACATCTCCAGAGCTTGAATTTGGCTAACAACACCTTCTACTCCTCTCAGATTCCATCAGGATTCCACAAGCTTGTTAACTTGACTTACCTGAATTTGTCGAATTCCGGCTTTTCTGGGCAGATTCCGATCGAGATTTCACTGTTGACAAGGTTGGTTACAATTGATCTCTCTAACCCTTATTACATCCCTGGAGCTCCTACATTGAAACTTGAGAACCCAAATCTGACAACGCTGGTTCAGAACCTCAATGAGCTCAGAGAACTCCATCTTAATGGTGTAAACATATCAGCCAAGGGGAAGGATTGGTGCCAGGCATTATCATCTTCAGTGTCTAAACTGCAAGTGCTGAGATTGTCCAACTGTTATCTTTCTGGTCCTATTGATTCTTCTCTGGAGAAGCTTCAATCCCTCTCGAGGATTCATCTGgataataacaatttttctgCTCCAGTTCCACATCTCTTtggaaatttctcaaatttgatTCACTTGCAGCTCAGTTCTTGTGGATTATATGGAACATTTCCAGAAAAGATCTTTCAGTTACCGACCCTCCAAATTCTTGATTTGTCAAACAACAAGTTACTTGAGGGTTCTTTGCCAGAATTCCCTCTGAATGGATCTCTAGAAACCTTGGTGCTCAGTGATACAAAATTTTCAGGGGAAGTACCCAACTCTATAGGCAAACTCAAGAGGTTGACTGGAATAGAGCTTGCGCGGTGCAATTTCAGTGGTCCAATCCCAAGGGCGATGACAAACCTTACTCAACTGGTTTACTTGGACTTCTCTCATAATAACTTCTCTGGTCCAATCCTATCTTTTAGTTTGTCCAAGAATCTCACCCAAATAAACCTTTCTCATAATTATTTAGCAGGTCAGATTCCTTCCTCTCACTGGGGTGGTCTTGCGAGTCTAGCGACTCTTGACTTATCTGGTAATGGTTTCACAGGGCAAATCCCATCATCACTAGGACAGCTCCGACAGCTTGAGTCATTAGACCTCTCAACGAACAAGCTGAGTGGCGAGATCCCTACACAGCTTGCGAGCCTAAATTTCCTTTCAGTGCTGAACCTCTCATTCAATCAATTGGTGGGAAGCATCCCAAAAGGTGGTCAATTTCCATCGTTTTCAGAAAATTCCTTCGTGGGTAACAGAGGATTATCCGGTTCCCCCCTAAATGCAAGTTGCGAAGATGCTACACCACCGACGTCTGAGGAGATTGAGTGGAAATACATAGCTCCTGAACTTGGATTTGTGACAGGGTTGGGATTTGTGTATTGGCCTCTATTGTTGTGCAAGAGATGGAGGAAATTCTACTACAAACATGTTGATGGAATTCTTTCAAGGATTCTCCATAACCAAGACCAAGGAAGACCAAGTTGTGGAAGAAGAGCTCACAGAATTCGGCGGCGGAGAATGTAG